A single Anopheles funestus chromosome 2RL, idAnoFuneDA-416_04, whole genome shotgun sequence DNA region contains:
- the LOC125760422 gene encoding E3 ubiquitin-protein ligase TRIM33-like isoform X1, which translates to MATSVGNMESHDLSETMNDFLPLLPENIKQELFDATEKGNLCDSVENKIDEAETANEPPAPSKCVWCQQTLSPNDHPKLLECLHIACHACVKQKITDLSHNSPLICPVCKMESQLEYIIDNVFLNETSSTSGEDNPGSVESMKDQIKCSSCSDDANATSWCVECAEFICDSCVQAHQRLKITKEHTIKPKEAACSEQTNSNGLAGKSIMCHMHSQEKLSLYCETCDRLTCRDCQLLDHRDHKYKFANEIASETRSSLSALLSEISYKKVLLSSAMKVIDDRQAQITEKKKELSKEIADLVVKLTNAVNSRGKQLVYRLNQVCDTKLQVLNEKKEALQLLSGHTDHCIDFVQTALDKGSDSAVLYSKKTLARHLQKVKSQRADIPNPEIPVRVQLYLSNVPELQSVIARIGTILVDGKVYPSSPGPNNGPQGHPGASPGPIAPQTRNKQPSPNITPPLRPGMPGPGMTTLSSNGPGASGPSVGGGAGGFSQVAPMYNGSGGVPVGAPFPPNHPMSRSFSQENGPGPGPGFGRFGQMGPPMGMPPQQHVSSSTHPQNMDISLRNLLNQKSNGPPLPPGGGTVGPSLGSGSMLNSQSIESGGGGGSNGGCGNAGGHSGNNAGNNALANNQFTATANFMGSGVSPGGSGGGPPSHRLSGQLGGPGNFLGGTAGAHQNFNQPPPGGPPNSGGMGMGGGGSAAAAAAVAAARFQSFPRFAMPPSMRHIMGNQNSSTLLTPKQQSLRYPGQQTQPGYSPNSPQPPQLQPQLSGAPVPGSGGSVSSGGGGGGGGGNIGGAKWHIPQNMQAQQNNGFCGPSGLHLFGNGPNESFKIPLKSPDTMRNAMLLNGNSSSGGTLSLGGHGGGGGGSSSSSIGSSLHHHHHHHHHHSQQQQQQQNQTQQHQQQQQHQQQQQHQQLHSQQQLQNHLQQLQNALPNVSSTNPKTPSPSTNEPGKDFAESIDKTCEDSVNDLMATIAKLDSNGVQVLPEGHRGKTTSPQVHSSTDVNTSGSTVISGSSSSAGSTSGSNNTTTIVLDDKNLPKDLDPNEDWCAVCMDGGELMCCDKCPKVFHQTCHIPVIDSLPDESETWQCLLCYNFADLPHEPAGEKRNIGITPLELKILQRIVLELFCQYETSMPFRQLEPETNKAYYDIVRSPISLTTIREKLEMSNNDHYTDIVSFIADVKRLFDNVYLYYQEDSMTYKNARKLEKFFEQQLSKWLPKYLEVECYSDDYLQSASKRLKNHQED; encoded by the exons ATGGCAACATCGGTAGGCAATATGGAATCCCACGACCTTTCGGAAACAATGAACGATTTTCTACCGTTGTTGCcggaaaacatcaaacaggAATTGTTTGATGCAACCGAAAAGGGCAATCTGTGCGACAGTGTTGAAAATAAG ATTGATGAAGCGGAAACAGCTAACGAACCACCGGCTCCTTCGAAATGCGTCTGGTGTCAGCAAACACTTTCACCCAATGATCATCCGAAGCTGCTCGAATGTCTGCACATTGCCTGCCATGCCTGTGTTAAACAGAAGATCACAGATCTGTCGCACAACTCGCCTCTCATTTGTCCGGTGTGCAAAATGGAGAGTCAACTCGAATACATAATTGACAACGTGTTTCTGAACGAAACATCATCCACGAGCGGCGAGGACAATCCGGGCAGTGTGGAATCAATGAAGGATCAGATCAAGTGCAGCAGCTGCAGTGATGATGCGAATGCGACGTCTTGGTGTGTGGAATGTGCAGAATTCATATGCGATAGTTGCGTGCAGGCCCATCAGAGGCTAAAAATCACGAAGGAACACACAATCAAACCGAAGGAGGCAGCATGTAGTGAGCAGACGAACAGCAATGGATTAGCCGGGAAGAGTATCATGTGTCACATGCATTCACAG gaaaaattatcTCTCTACTGTGAAACATGTGACCGTTTGACCTGTCGGGATTGTCAACTGTTGGATCACCGAGACCACAAGTATAAGTTCGCCAACGAAATTGCCAGCGAAACGAGAAGCAGTTTGAGTGCATTACTGAGCGAGATTAGCTACAAGAAGGTGTTATTATCGAGCGCCATGAAAGTAATTGATGATCGACAGGCGCAAATTaccgagaaaaagaaagaattgtCCAAAGAGATCGCTGATTTGGTGGTAAAACTTACGAACGCGGTCAACTCACGTGGCAAGCAGCTTGTATATCGATTAAATCAG GTTTGTGACACAAAGCTTCAAGTATTAAATGAGAAAAAGGAAGCGCTTCAGCTACTCTCAGGACACACGGATCATTGTATCGATTTTGTGCAAACTGCTCTTGATAAAGGTAGTGACAGTGCCGTTctatacagcaaaaaaacacttgctcGGCATCTGCAAAAGGTAAAAAGTCAACGGGCTGATATTCCAAACCCAGAAATACCGGTTCGTGTCCAATTGTATCTTTCCAACGTACCGGAGTTGCAAAGCG TGATTGCACGGATTGGCACGATACTAGTCGATGGAAAAGTCTACCCATCATCACCAGGACCGAACAATGGACCACAAGGACATCCAGGAGCCAGCCCTGGCCCGATTGCACCTCAAActagaaacaaacaaccaagCCCGAATATAACACCACCTTTGAGGCCTGGTATGCCTGGTCCAGGTATGACAACACTTTCCTCCAATGGTCCAGGTGCTAGTGGACCCAGCGTAGGAGGTGGCGCCGGTGGCTTCTCACAGGTTGCTCCTATGTACAATGGAAGCGGTGGTGTACCGGTTGGCGCTCCTTTCCCTCCCAACCATCCGATGAGCAGATCGTTCTCACAAGAGAATGGACCAGGTCCTGGACCGGGTTTTGGACGGTTTGGTCAAATGGGACCACCGATGGGTATGCCACCGCAACAACATGTCAGCTCCTCGACCCACCCACAAAATATGG ACATTAGTCTGCGTAATTTATTGAATCAAAAGTCGAATGGTCCCCCCCTTCCACCGGGTGGTGGAACAGTCGGACCATCGTTAGGCAGTGGGTCAATGCTCAACAGTCAAAGCATCGAGtcggggggagggggtggtaGTAACGGTGGTTGTGGAAATGCTGGGGGACATTCAGGCAACAATGCTGGCAATAACGCTCTGGCTAATAATCAATTTACTGCCACAGCAAACTTCATGGGCAGCGGAGTTTCACCAGGAGGATCGGGCGGTGGACCACCATCACACCGTTTGTCGGGTCAGCTGGGTGGTCCGGGAAATTTTTTGGGTGGCACTGCTGGCGCACATCAGAACTTCAATCAACCTCCGCCTGGCGGCCCACCCAATAGCGGTGGGATGGGTATGGGAGGGGGAGGATCTGCAGCGGCGGCAGCTGCCGTAGCCGCAGCACGTTTTCAATCTTTCCCACGATTTGCTATGCCCCCATCGATGCGGCATATAATGGGTAAT cAGAACTCTTCCACTTTACTGACACCTAAGCAGCAGTCTTTACGCTATCCGGGACAACAAACTCAACCAGGATATAGTCCGAACTCCCCGCAACCACCTCAGCTGCAGCCACAACTTTCCGGTGCGCCCGTCCCTGGATCTGGCGGATCTGTcagtagtggtggtggtggaggtggtggggGAGGAAATATTGGAGGGGCTAAATGGCATATTCCACAAAATATGCAAGCACAACAGAACAACG GGTTTTGTGGTCCTTCAGGATTACATCTTTTTGGAAACGGACCAAACGAGTCGTTCAAAATTCCTTTGAAATCGCCAGATACTATGCGCAATGCGATGCTTCTCAATGGTAACAGTTCTTCCGGGGGTACACTTTCTCTCGGTGGTCACggcggtggtggaggaggaagCTCATCTAGCTCTATCGGTAGTTCattacatcatcatcatcatcatcatcatcatcatagccaacaacagcagcagcaacaaaatcagacacagcagcatcaacaacagcagcaacatcaacagcagcaacagcaccaacaaTTACACAGTCAGCAACAATTACAAAATCATCTGCAGCAGCTGCAAAACGCTCTTCCAAACGTTTCCTCCACCAATCCAAAAACGCCTAGTCCGAGTACGAATGAG CCTGGAAAGGATTTCGCAGAATCAATTGATAAAACTTGCGAAGACTCAGTGAACGATCTGATGGCCACGATTGCCAAATTAGATTCAAACGGAGTTCAGGTTCTACCAGAAGGTCACCGTGGTAAAACAACGTCCCCGCAGGTACACAGTTCAACTGATGTCAACACCAGTGGGAGTACAGTAATTAGTGGTTCGAGCTCGAGCGCAGGTTCTACTAGTGGTTCTAACAACACTACAACTATCGTGCTGGATGATAAAAACTTACCAAAAGATCTCGATCCAAATGAAGATTGGTGTGCAGTGTGCATGGATGGTGGTGAGCTAATGTGCTGTGATAAGTGCCCGAAGGTCTTCCACCAAACTTGCCACATACCGGTAATTGATTCCCTGCCGGACGAGAGCGAAACTTGGCAGTGTCTGCTCTGTTATAACTTTGCTGATTTGCCACATG AACCTGCGGGAGAAAAACGTAACATAGGAATAACGCCACTCGAGCTAAAAATCCTGCAACGAATTGTGTTGGAATTGTTCTGCCAATATGAAACCAGTATGCCCTTTCGTCAACTCGAGccggaaacaaacaaagcgtATTATGATATTGTACGAAG tCCAATTTCGTTAACGACCATTCGTGAAAAGCTGGAAATGAGCAATAATGACCATTACACTGACATTGTTTCGTTTATCGCTGATGTGAAGCGATTGTTCGATAATGTTTATCTATACTATCAG GAGGATAGCATGACGTACAAGAATGCACGAAAGCTTGAAAAGTTCTTCGAACAGCAGCTGTCGAAGTGGTTACCAAAGTATCTTGAAGTCGAGTGCTATTCTGACGATTATCTACAGAGCGCATCAAAACGTCTCAAAAATCACCAAGAAGACTAA
- the LOC125760422 gene encoding E3 ubiquitin-protein ligase TRIM33-like isoform X2 has protein sequence MATSVGNMESHDLSETMNDFLPLLPENIKQELFDATEKGNLCDSVENKIDEAETANEPPAPSKCVWCQQTLSPNDHPKLLECLHIACHACVKQKITDLSHNSPLICPVCKMESQLEYIIDNVFLNETSSTSGEDNPGSVESMKDQIKCSSCSDDANATSWCVECAEFICDSCVQAHQRLKITKEHTIKPKEAACSEQTNSNGLAGKSIMCHMHSQEKLSLYCETCDRLTCRDCQLLDHRDHKYKFANEIASETRSSLSALLSEISYKKVLLSSAMKVIDDRQAQITEKKKELSKEIADLVVKLTNAVNSRGKQLVYRLNQVCDTKLQVLNEKKEALQLLSGHTDHCIDFVQTALDKGSDSAVLYSKKTLARHLQKVKSQRADIPNPEIPVRVQLYLSNVPELQSVIARIGTILVDGKVYPSSPGPNNGPQGHPGASPGPIAPQTRNKQPSPNITPPLRPGMPGPGMTTLSSNGPGASGPSVGGGAGGFSQVAPMYNGSGGVPVGAPFPPNHPMSRSFSQENGPGPGPGFGRFGQMGPPMGMPPQQHVSSSTHPQNMDISLRNLLNQKSNGPPLPPGGGTVGPSLGSGSMLNSQSIESGGGGGSNGGCGNAGGHSGNNAGNNALANNQFTATANFMGSGVSPGGSGGGPPSHRLSGQLGGPGNFLGGTAGAHQNFNQPPPGGPPNSGGMGMGGGGSAAAAAAVAAARFQSFPRFAMPPSMRHIMGNNSSTLLTPKQQSLRYPGQQTQPGYSPNSPQPPQLQPQLSGAPVPGSGGSVSSGGGGGGGGGNIGGAKWHIPQNMQAQQNNGFCGPSGLHLFGNGPNESFKIPLKSPDTMRNAMLLNGNSSSGGTLSLGGHGGGGGGSSSSSIGSSLHHHHHHHHHHSQQQQQQQNQTQQHQQQQQHQQQQQHQQLHSQQQLQNHLQQLQNALPNVSSTNPKTPSPSTNEPGKDFAESIDKTCEDSVNDLMATIAKLDSNGVQVLPEGHRGKTTSPQVHSSTDVNTSGSTVISGSSSSAGSTSGSNNTTTIVLDDKNLPKDLDPNEDWCAVCMDGGELMCCDKCPKVFHQTCHIPVIDSLPDESETWQCLLCYNFADLPHEPAGEKRNIGITPLELKILQRIVLELFCQYETSMPFRQLEPETNKAYYDIVRSPISLTTIREKLEMSNNDHYTDIVSFIADVKRLFDNVYLYYQEDSMTYKNARKLEKFFEQQLSKWLPKYLEVECYSDDYLQSASKRLKNHQED, from the exons ATGGCAACATCGGTAGGCAATATGGAATCCCACGACCTTTCGGAAACAATGAACGATTTTCTACCGTTGTTGCcggaaaacatcaaacaggAATTGTTTGATGCAACCGAAAAGGGCAATCTGTGCGACAGTGTTGAAAATAAG ATTGATGAAGCGGAAACAGCTAACGAACCACCGGCTCCTTCGAAATGCGTCTGGTGTCAGCAAACACTTTCACCCAATGATCATCCGAAGCTGCTCGAATGTCTGCACATTGCCTGCCATGCCTGTGTTAAACAGAAGATCACAGATCTGTCGCACAACTCGCCTCTCATTTGTCCGGTGTGCAAAATGGAGAGTCAACTCGAATACATAATTGACAACGTGTTTCTGAACGAAACATCATCCACGAGCGGCGAGGACAATCCGGGCAGTGTGGAATCAATGAAGGATCAGATCAAGTGCAGCAGCTGCAGTGATGATGCGAATGCGACGTCTTGGTGTGTGGAATGTGCAGAATTCATATGCGATAGTTGCGTGCAGGCCCATCAGAGGCTAAAAATCACGAAGGAACACACAATCAAACCGAAGGAGGCAGCATGTAGTGAGCAGACGAACAGCAATGGATTAGCCGGGAAGAGTATCATGTGTCACATGCATTCACAG gaaaaattatcTCTCTACTGTGAAACATGTGACCGTTTGACCTGTCGGGATTGTCAACTGTTGGATCACCGAGACCACAAGTATAAGTTCGCCAACGAAATTGCCAGCGAAACGAGAAGCAGTTTGAGTGCATTACTGAGCGAGATTAGCTACAAGAAGGTGTTATTATCGAGCGCCATGAAAGTAATTGATGATCGACAGGCGCAAATTaccgagaaaaagaaagaattgtCCAAAGAGATCGCTGATTTGGTGGTAAAACTTACGAACGCGGTCAACTCACGTGGCAAGCAGCTTGTATATCGATTAAATCAG GTTTGTGACACAAAGCTTCAAGTATTAAATGAGAAAAAGGAAGCGCTTCAGCTACTCTCAGGACACACGGATCATTGTATCGATTTTGTGCAAACTGCTCTTGATAAAGGTAGTGACAGTGCCGTTctatacagcaaaaaaacacttgctcGGCATCTGCAAAAGGTAAAAAGTCAACGGGCTGATATTCCAAACCCAGAAATACCGGTTCGTGTCCAATTGTATCTTTCCAACGTACCGGAGTTGCAAAGCG TGATTGCACGGATTGGCACGATACTAGTCGATGGAAAAGTCTACCCATCATCACCAGGACCGAACAATGGACCACAAGGACATCCAGGAGCCAGCCCTGGCCCGATTGCACCTCAAActagaaacaaacaaccaagCCCGAATATAACACCACCTTTGAGGCCTGGTATGCCTGGTCCAGGTATGACAACACTTTCCTCCAATGGTCCAGGTGCTAGTGGACCCAGCGTAGGAGGTGGCGCCGGTGGCTTCTCACAGGTTGCTCCTATGTACAATGGAAGCGGTGGTGTACCGGTTGGCGCTCCTTTCCCTCCCAACCATCCGATGAGCAGATCGTTCTCACAAGAGAATGGACCAGGTCCTGGACCGGGTTTTGGACGGTTTGGTCAAATGGGACCACCGATGGGTATGCCACCGCAACAACATGTCAGCTCCTCGACCCACCCACAAAATATGG ACATTAGTCTGCGTAATTTATTGAATCAAAAGTCGAATGGTCCCCCCCTTCCACCGGGTGGTGGAACAGTCGGACCATCGTTAGGCAGTGGGTCAATGCTCAACAGTCAAAGCATCGAGtcggggggagggggtggtaGTAACGGTGGTTGTGGAAATGCTGGGGGACATTCAGGCAACAATGCTGGCAATAACGCTCTGGCTAATAATCAATTTACTGCCACAGCAAACTTCATGGGCAGCGGAGTTTCACCAGGAGGATCGGGCGGTGGACCACCATCACACCGTTTGTCGGGTCAGCTGGGTGGTCCGGGAAATTTTTTGGGTGGCACTGCTGGCGCACATCAGAACTTCAATCAACCTCCGCCTGGCGGCCCACCCAATAGCGGTGGGATGGGTATGGGAGGGGGAGGATCTGCAGCGGCGGCAGCTGCCGTAGCCGCAGCACGTTTTCAATCTTTCCCACGATTTGCTATGCCCCCATCGATGCGGCATATAATGGGTAAT AACTCTTCCACTTTACTGACACCTAAGCAGCAGTCTTTACGCTATCCGGGACAACAAACTCAACCAGGATATAGTCCGAACTCCCCGCAACCACCTCAGCTGCAGCCACAACTTTCCGGTGCGCCCGTCCCTGGATCTGGCGGATCTGTcagtagtggtggtggtggaggtggtggggGAGGAAATATTGGAGGGGCTAAATGGCATATTCCACAAAATATGCAAGCACAACAGAACAACG GGTTTTGTGGTCCTTCAGGATTACATCTTTTTGGAAACGGACCAAACGAGTCGTTCAAAATTCCTTTGAAATCGCCAGATACTATGCGCAATGCGATGCTTCTCAATGGTAACAGTTCTTCCGGGGGTACACTTTCTCTCGGTGGTCACggcggtggtggaggaggaagCTCATCTAGCTCTATCGGTAGTTCattacatcatcatcatcatcatcatcatcatcatagccaacaacagcagcagcaacaaaatcagacacagcagcatcaacaacagcagcaacatcaacagcagcaacagcaccaacaaTTACACAGTCAGCAACAATTACAAAATCATCTGCAGCAGCTGCAAAACGCTCTTCCAAACGTTTCCTCCACCAATCCAAAAACGCCTAGTCCGAGTACGAATGAG CCTGGAAAGGATTTCGCAGAATCAATTGATAAAACTTGCGAAGACTCAGTGAACGATCTGATGGCCACGATTGCCAAATTAGATTCAAACGGAGTTCAGGTTCTACCAGAAGGTCACCGTGGTAAAACAACGTCCCCGCAGGTACACAGTTCAACTGATGTCAACACCAGTGGGAGTACAGTAATTAGTGGTTCGAGCTCGAGCGCAGGTTCTACTAGTGGTTCTAACAACACTACAACTATCGTGCTGGATGATAAAAACTTACCAAAAGATCTCGATCCAAATGAAGATTGGTGTGCAGTGTGCATGGATGGTGGTGAGCTAATGTGCTGTGATAAGTGCCCGAAGGTCTTCCACCAAACTTGCCACATACCGGTAATTGATTCCCTGCCGGACGAGAGCGAAACTTGGCAGTGTCTGCTCTGTTATAACTTTGCTGATTTGCCACATG AACCTGCGGGAGAAAAACGTAACATAGGAATAACGCCACTCGAGCTAAAAATCCTGCAACGAATTGTGTTGGAATTGTTCTGCCAATATGAAACCAGTATGCCCTTTCGTCAACTCGAGccggaaacaaacaaagcgtATTATGATATTGTACGAAG tCCAATTTCGTTAACGACCATTCGTGAAAAGCTGGAAATGAGCAATAATGACCATTACACTGACATTGTTTCGTTTATCGCTGATGTGAAGCGATTGTTCGATAATGTTTATCTATACTATCAG GAGGATAGCATGACGTACAAGAATGCACGAAAGCTTGAAAAGTTCTTCGAACAGCAGCTGTCGAAGTGGTTACCAAAGTATCTTGAAGTCGAGTGCTATTCTGACGATTATCTACAGAGCGCATCAAAACGTCTCAAAAATCACCAAGAAGACTAA
- the LOC125760422 gene encoding E3 ubiquitin-protein ligase TRIM33-like isoform X3 — protein sequence MATSVGNMESHDLSETMNDFLPLLPENIKQELFDATEKGNLCDSVENKIDEAETANEPPAPSKCVWCQQTLSPNDHPKLLECLHIACHACVKQKITDLSHNSPLICPVCKMESQLEYIIDNVFLNETSSTSGEDNPGSVESMKDQIKCSSCSDDANATSWCVECAEFICDSCVQAHQRLKITKEHTIKPKEAACSEQTNSNGLAGKSIMCHMHSQEKLSLYCETCDRLTCRDCQLLDHRDHKYKFANEIASETRSSLSALLSEISYKKVLLSSAMKVIDDRQAQITEKKKELSKEIADLVVKLTNAVNSRGKQLVYRLNQVCDTKLQVLNEKKEALQLLSGHTDHCIDFVQTALDKGSDSAVLYSKKTLARHLQKVKSQRADIPNPEIPVRVQLYLSNVPELQSVIARIGTILVDGKVYPSSPGPNNGPQGHPGASPGPIAPQTRNKQPSPNITPPLRPGMPGPGMTTLSSNGPGASGPSVGGGAGGFSQVAPMYNGSGGVPVGAPFPPNHPMSRSFSQENGPGPGPGFGRFGQMGPPMGMPPQQHVSSSTHPQNMANFMGSGVSPGGSGGGPPSHRLSGQLGGPGNFLGGTAGAHQNFNQPPPGGPPNSGGMGMGGGGSAAAAAAVAAARFQSFPRFAMPPSMRHIMGNQNSSTLLTPKQQSLRYPGQQTQPGYSPNSPQPPQLQPQLSGAPVPGSGGSVSSGGGGGGGGGNIGGAKWHIPQNMQAQQNNGFCGPSGLHLFGNGPNESFKIPLKSPDTMRNAMLLNGNSSSGGTLSLGGHGGGGGGSSSSSIGSSLHHHHHHHHHHSQQQQQQQNQTQQHQQQQQHQQQQQHQQLHSQQQLQNHLQQLQNALPNVSSTNPKTPSPSTNEPGKDFAESIDKTCEDSVNDLMATIAKLDSNGVQVLPEGHRGKTTSPQVHSSTDVNTSGSTVISGSSSSAGSTSGSNNTTTIVLDDKNLPKDLDPNEDWCAVCMDGGELMCCDKCPKVFHQTCHIPVIDSLPDESETWQCLLCYNFADLPHEPAGEKRNIGITPLELKILQRIVLELFCQYETSMPFRQLEPETNKAYYDIVRSPISLTTIREKLEMSNNDHYTDIVSFIADVKRLFDNVYLYYQEDSMTYKNARKLEKFFEQQLSKWLPKYLEVECYSDDYLQSASKRLKNHQED from the exons ATGGCAACATCGGTAGGCAATATGGAATCCCACGACCTTTCGGAAACAATGAACGATTTTCTACCGTTGTTGCcggaaaacatcaaacaggAATTGTTTGATGCAACCGAAAAGGGCAATCTGTGCGACAGTGTTGAAAATAAG ATTGATGAAGCGGAAACAGCTAACGAACCACCGGCTCCTTCGAAATGCGTCTGGTGTCAGCAAACACTTTCACCCAATGATCATCCGAAGCTGCTCGAATGTCTGCACATTGCCTGCCATGCCTGTGTTAAACAGAAGATCACAGATCTGTCGCACAACTCGCCTCTCATTTGTCCGGTGTGCAAAATGGAGAGTCAACTCGAATACATAATTGACAACGTGTTTCTGAACGAAACATCATCCACGAGCGGCGAGGACAATCCGGGCAGTGTGGAATCAATGAAGGATCAGATCAAGTGCAGCAGCTGCAGTGATGATGCGAATGCGACGTCTTGGTGTGTGGAATGTGCAGAATTCATATGCGATAGTTGCGTGCAGGCCCATCAGAGGCTAAAAATCACGAAGGAACACACAATCAAACCGAAGGAGGCAGCATGTAGTGAGCAGACGAACAGCAATGGATTAGCCGGGAAGAGTATCATGTGTCACATGCATTCACAG gaaaaattatcTCTCTACTGTGAAACATGTGACCGTTTGACCTGTCGGGATTGTCAACTGTTGGATCACCGAGACCACAAGTATAAGTTCGCCAACGAAATTGCCAGCGAAACGAGAAGCAGTTTGAGTGCATTACTGAGCGAGATTAGCTACAAGAAGGTGTTATTATCGAGCGCCATGAAAGTAATTGATGATCGACAGGCGCAAATTaccgagaaaaagaaagaattgtCCAAAGAGATCGCTGATTTGGTGGTAAAACTTACGAACGCGGTCAACTCACGTGGCAAGCAGCTTGTATATCGATTAAATCAG GTTTGTGACACAAAGCTTCAAGTATTAAATGAGAAAAAGGAAGCGCTTCAGCTACTCTCAGGACACACGGATCATTGTATCGATTTTGTGCAAACTGCTCTTGATAAAGGTAGTGACAGTGCCGTTctatacagcaaaaaaacacttgctcGGCATCTGCAAAAGGTAAAAAGTCAACGGGCTGATATTCCAAACCCAGAAATACCGGTTCGTGTCCAATTGTATCTTTCCAACGTACCGGAGTTGCAAAGCG TGATTGCACGGATTGGCACGATACTAGTCGATGGAAAAGTCTACCCATCATCACCAGGACCGAACAATGGACCACAAGGACATCCAGGAGCCAGCCCTGGCCCGATTGCACCTCAAActagaaacaaacaaccaagCCCGAATATAACACCACCTTTGAGGCCTGGTATGCCTGGTCCAGGTATGACAACACTTTCCTCCAATGGTCCAGGTGCTAGTGGACCCAGCGTAGGAGGTGGCGCCGGTGGCTTCTCACAGGTTGCTCCTATGTACAATGGAAGCGGTGGTGTACCGGTTGGCGCTCCTTTCCCTCCCAACCATCCGATGAGCAGATCGTTCTCACAAGAGAATGGACCAGGTCCTGGACCGGGTTTTGGACGGTTTGGTCAAATGGGACCACCGATGGGTATGCCACCGCAACAACATGTCAGCTCCTCGACCCACCCACAAAATATGG CAAACTTCATGGGCAGCGGAGTTTCACCAGGAGGATCGGGCGGTGGACCACCATCACACCGTTTGTCGGGTCAGCTGGGTGGTCCGGGAAATTTTTTGGGTGGCACTGCTGGCGCACATCAGAACTTCAATCAACCTCCGCCTGGCGGCCCACCCAATAGCGGTGGGATGGGTATGGGAGGGGGAGGATCTGCAGCGGCGGCAGCTGCCGTAGCCGCAGCACGTTTTCAATCTTTCCCACGATTTGCTATGCCCCCATCGATGCGGCATATAATGGGTAAT cAGAACTCTTCCACTTTACTGACACCTAAGCAGCAGTCTTTACGCTATCCGGGACAACAAACTCAACCAGGATATAGTCCGAACTCCCCGCAACCACCTCAGCTGCAGCCACAACTTTCCGGTGCGCCCGTCCCTGGATCTGGCGGATCTGTcagtagtggtggtggtggaggtggtggggGAGGAAATATTGGAGGGGCTAAATGGCATATTCCACAAAATATGCAAGCACAACAGAACAACG GGTTTTGTGGTCCTTCAGGATTACATCTTTTTGGAAACGGACCAAACGAGTCGTTCAAAATTCCTTTGAAATCGCCAGATACTATGCGCAATGCGATGCTTCTCAATGGTAACAGTTCTTCCGGGGGTACACTTTCTCTCGGTGGTCACggcggtggtggaggaggaagCTCATCTAGCTCTATCGGTAGTTCattacatcatcatcatcatcatcatcatcatcatagccaacaacagcagcagcaacaaaatcagacacagcagcatcaacaacagcagcaacatcaacagcagcaacagcaccaacaaTTACACAGTCAGCAACAATTACAAAATCATCTGCAGCAGCTGCAAAACGCTCTTCCAAACGTTTCCTCCACCAATCCAAAAACGCCTAGTCCGAGTACGAATGAG CCTGGAAAGGATTTCGCAGAATCAATTGATAAAACTTGCGAAGACTCAGTGAACGATCTGATGGCCACGATTGCCAAATTAGATTCAAACGGAGTTCAGGTTCTACCAGAAGGTCACCGTGGTAAAACAACGTCCCCGCAGGTACACAGTTCAACTGATGTCAACACCAGTGGGAGTACAGTAATTAGTGGTTCGAGCTCGAGCGCAGGTTCTACTAGTGGTTCTAACAACACTACAACTATCGTGCTGGATGATAAAAACTTACCAAAAGATCTCGATCCAAATGAAGATTGGTGTGCAGTGTGCATGGATGGTGGTGAGCTAATGTGCTGTGATAAGTGCCCGAAGGTCTTCCACCAAACTTGCCACATACCGGTAATTGATTCCCTGCCGGACGAGAGCGAAACTTGGCAGTGTCTGCTCTGTTATAACTTTGCTGATTTGCCACATG AACCTGCGGGAGAAAAACGTAACATAGGAATAACGCCACTCGAGCTAAAAATCCTGCAACGAATTGTGTTGGAATTGTTCTGCCAATATGAAACCAGTATGCCCTTTCGTCAACTCGAGccggaaacaaacaaagcgtATTATGATATTGTACGAAG tCCAATTTCGTTAACGACCATTCGTGAAAAGCTGGAAATGAGCAATAATGACCATTACACTGACATTGTTTCGTTTATCGCTGATGTGAAGCGATTGTTCGATAATGTTTATCTATACTATCAG GAGGATAGCATGACGTACAAGAATGCACGAAAGCTTGAAAAGTTCTTCGAACAGCAGCTGTCGAAGTGGTTACCAAAGTATCTTGAAGTCGAGTGCTATTCTGACGATTATCTACAGAGCGCATCAAAACGTCTCAAAAATCACCAAGAAGACTAA